Proteins found in one Lycium ferocissimum isolate CSIRO_LF1 chromosome 6, AGI_CSIRO_Lferr_CH_V1, whole genome shotgun sequence genomic segment:
- the LOC132060797 gene encoding WAT1-related protein At1g70260-like has product MGVKVAIGEKMLPCIAMIIIEACTIFLTIMASTTMSKLGMSSFVFVVYTNALSFILLIPYSFLFHIKDKTEEPLFTFSLLSRAFFLGLVGVTIAQNLAFAGLSYSSPIVACGAANMIPAFSFIIANILRRIKINRKSQGSIVRVVGTLISIVGILTMTLYKGPVVKQYSPSFLHLATSPKLLVFTATNENWVLGCFLFSSASFVLVIWNIIQAGTSKQHPHVMKITCLYTLFGTIQSALLALFMEKDLSVWRLKLDFELLVIVLTAIFGSLIRSSVQMWCTRLKGPSYTLFFKPVGVPVASACGCVLFAATFHYGSMLSACICGLGYYTTLWGQLKEDDTKKDMKSNVSVSDEKVPLLQEKQEEGDSQV; this is encoded by the exons aTGGGTGTGAAGGTTGCCATAGGAGAAAAAATGTTGCCATGCATAGCCATGATCATAATTGAAGCTTGCACCATTTTCTTGACAATTATGGCGAGTACCACCATGTCGAAGCTAGGGATGAGTTCTTTTGTATTCGTGGTTTATACAAATGCTCTTAGCTTTATCCTTCTCATTCCATACTCCTTCCTTTTCCACATAAAAGACAA GACGGAGGAACCATTATTCACGTTTTCCCTTCTTTCGCGTGCCTTCTTCCTTGGTTTAGTAGG GGTAACAATAGCTCAGAACCTTGCATTTGCGGGACTAAGTTATAGTTCTCCAATAGTAGCATGTGGTGCAGCCAACATGATACCAGCCTTTTCTTTCATTATTGCCAATATCCTCAG GAGAATAAAAATCAACCGGAAGAGCCAAGGAAGTATAGTAAGAGTGGTTGGGACCTTAATATCAATAGTTGGGATATTAACAATGACTTTATATAAAGGTCCAGTGGTCAAACAATATTCTCCATCTTTCCTTCATCTTGCCACGTCACCGAAGCTCCTTGTCTTCACTGCAACAAATGAGAATTGGGTTCTTGGTTGCTTCTTGTTTTCATCTGCTTCCTTTGTTCTTGTCATATGGAACATCATCCAG GCGGGAACTAGCAAGCAGCACCCACATGTGATGAAAATAACTTGTCTTTATACCTTATTTGGAACCATCCAATCTGCACTACTTGCTCTATTTATGGAAAAAGATCTTAGCGTTTGGAGACTTAAGCTTGACTTTGAACTGCTTGTCATTGTTTTAACC GCAATTTTCGGTAGTTTAATACGTAGCAGCGTCCAGATGTGGTGCACACGTTTGAAAGGGCCTTCGTATACTCTCTTTTTCAAGCCTGTGGGAGTTCCAGTTGCCAGCGCTTGTGGTTGTGTACTCTTTGCTGCTACTTTCCACTATGGAAG CATGTTGAGTGCATGCATATGTGGACTTGGTTATTACACTACGCTATGGGGACAACTCAAAGAAGACGACACAAAGAAAGACATGAAAAGCAACGTGTCTGTTTCTGATGAAAAAGTCCCTCTTctgcaagaaaaacaagaagaaggaGATTCACAGGTCTAG